From the Opitutus sp. ER46 genome, one window contains:
- a CDS encoding SpoIIE family protein phosphatase: protein MPNLNVLVVDDEAEILETMKVFLRQRGDNCTTCSSGPEALQVMHDRIFDVMLSDIRMPCMDGLELVRRGKLLQPHTACILMSGAGSRGDIIAALKAGVFDFVDKPFSSLPELTMLLERAAESSRTARERDALLENLKEQNTQLEFSLLRLHEAFGRLREQEEALESDLFKAQLVQRRFLPPGFPMLPGLDLYGHFEPCEHLGGDFFGTLALPDGRLGLYLLDVAGHGVSAAMLTVTLREFLRAPQRHASAADLQSAPDQMLAYLNDTLRAEAFDPPVFATMLYAVLDPQTGEVRLAAAGHPPPLLLSAAGEPRSVSVHGPVLGGRAGARYQVTTWTLEPGDTMLLYSDGLTEARDATGREFGIDTLQHVLMHNHRRPAIELGEGVESALHEHLRGATAADDVTFLVVRRPAAVPTATVPAPGGASRLAPGSVRVVPPRTLRHVPPDTGGRIAGGWHGESCIIRLRGVGNWQLATTFREMFIKARERTQDRVAIDLAQCQLLDSTMLGVLLQHAANLVLHQPGLRVVEQLREIDVADQFTLSHEPCPPMQAPIAIEPMDTKQPCSELILSAHQALMDASSRNYQRFGAVVAALRPSEDSDT from the coding sequence ATGCCCAACCTCAATGTGTTGGTCGTCGATGACGAAGCGGAGATTCTCGAGACCATGAAGGTCTTCCTGCGGCAACGCGGTGACAACTGCACCACCTGCAGCAGCGGCCCGGAAGCACTTCAGGTCATGCATGACCGGATCTTCGACGTCATGCTCAGCGATATCCGCATGCCCTGCATGGACGGCCTCGAACTCGTCCGGCGCGGCAAGCTTCTCCAGCCCCACACCGCCTGCATCCTAATGTCCGGTGCCGGCAGCCGCGGCGACATCATCGCCGCGCTCAAGGCCGGCGTGTTCGACTTCGTCGACAAACCCTTCTCCAGTCTGCCGGAACTCACAATGCTCCTAGAGCGGGCGGCAGAAAGCAGCCGGACCGCCCGCGAGCGCGATGCTCTGCTCGAAAACTTGAAGGAGCAGAATACGCAGTTGGAGTTCAGCCTGCTGCGTCTCCACGAAGCGTTTGGCCGGCTGCGCGAGCAGGAGGAGGCGCTCGAGTCGGACCTCTTCAAAGCGCAACTCGTCCAGCGCCGCTTTCTCCCGCCCGGGTTCCCGATGCTGCCAGGCCTCGATCTGTACGGACATTTCGAACCCTGCGAGCACCTCGGCGGTGACTTCTTCGGCACGCTGGCACTCCCCGATGGTCGCCTCGGGCTCTACCTGCTCGATGTCGCCGGCCACGGCGTGAGCGCCGCCATGCTCACCGTCACGCTCCGTGAGTTCCTCCGTGCCCCCCAGCGCCATGCGTCGGCCGCCGACCTGCAGTCCGCCCCCGATCAGATGCTGGCATACCTCAACGACACGCTGCGCGCGGAGGCCTTCGATCCTCCCGTGTTCGCCACCATGCTGTACGCGGTGCTCGACCCGCAGACGGGCGAGGTGCGCCTCGCCGCGGCGGGCCATCCGCCGCCGCTCCTGCTCTCCGCCGCCGGCGAACCACGGTCGGTCTCCGTCCACGGCCCGGTCCTGGGCGGTCGCGCCGGGGCCCGCTACCAAGTCACCACGTGGACGCTCGAGCCCGGCGATACGATGCTCCTCTACTCCGACGGCCTCACCGAGGCGCGCGATGCGACCGGCCGCGAGTTTGGCATCGATACCCTGCAACACGTCCTGATGCACAACCACCGCCGACCTGCGATCGAGCTGGGCGAGGGCGTCGAGTCCGCCCTGCACGAACACCTCCGCGGCGCGACGGCCGCCGATGACGTGACCTTCCTGGTGGTCCGTCGGCCGGCAGCCGTCCCCACCGCCACCGTCCCGGCCCCCGGCGGCGCCTCCCGCCTGGCTCCGGGCAGCGTGCGGGTGGTGCCCCCGCGCACGCTCCGGCACGTGCCGCCCGATACGGGCGGGCGGATTGCGGGCGGCTGGCATGGGGAGAGTTGCATCATCCGCCTCCGCGGCGTGGGCAACTGGCAGCTCGCGACCACTTTTCGCGAGATGTTCATCAAGGCCCGCGAGCGGACACAGGACCGCGTGGCGATCGACCTCGCCCAATGCCAGTTGCTCGACTCGACCATGCTCGGCGTGCTGCTCCAGCACGCGGCCAATCTCGTCTTGCACCAGCCCGGCCTGCGCGTCGTCGAACAGTTGCGCGAGATCGACGTGGCGGACCAGTTCACCCTGAGCCACGAGCCGTGCCCGCCGATGCAGGCGCCGATCGCGATCGAGCCGATGGACACCAAACAGCCCTGCTCCGAGCTGATTCTTTCCGCGCATCAAGCCCTGATGGACGCGTCTTCCCGCAACTATCAACGGTTCGGCGCCGTCGTGGCGGCCCTGCGGCCGTCCGAGGACTCCGACACCTGA
- a CDS encoding PQQ-binding-like beta-propeller repeat protein, producing MENLIIGCNGTVARIDPGTGKLAWKTSLKTGSLLSATSHEDVTVLLRGSIVFAGCAGHLFCLDGEDGKILWHNPLEGFGHNDVSLAMDGVSIQYLQKTQHTSS from the coding sequence ATGGAAAATCTCATCATCGGCTGCAACGGCACCGTCGCCCGGATCGACCCGGGCACAGGTAAGCTCGCCTGGAAGACGTCGCTCAAGACCGGCTCGCTCCTTTCGGCGACGAGCCACGAGGACGTCACCGTCTTGTTGCGCGGCTCGATCGTCTTCGCCGGCTGCGCCGGTCATCTGTTCTGCCTCGACGGCGAGGATGGAAAGATCCTCTGGCACAACCCGCTCGAGGGCTTCGGCCACAACGACGTCTCCCTCGCGATGGACGGCGTCAGCATCCAGTACCTCCAGAAAACGCAGCACACGAGCTCGTGA
- a CDS encoding Rrf2 family transcriptional regulator, with the protein MLSIGRHTDYAARLVLHLASLGDDVQVTIREVAEERLLPMPFVRRIVGQLAQAGIVTAVRGAGGGIRLARPADKITLLDVVEALEGPVTLNRCVPGGEGCPLSERCPINCIWVGVNRQVRDNLAKARFDVLAHTPRHQQAHRLQHAATVGRRKVTA; encoded by the coding sequence ATGCTCTCGATCGGTCGACATACGGACTACGCCGCGCGGCTGGTGCTGCATCTCGCCTCCCTGGGCGATGACGTGCAGGTCACGATCCGCGAGGTTGCCGAGGAGCGGCTGCTGCCGATGCCCTTCGTGCGGCGCATTGTCGGCCAGCTCGCGCAGGCGGGCATCGTCACGGCGGTGCGCGGCGCGGGCGGCGGCATCCGACTCGCCCGGCCGGCCGACAAGATTACCCTGCTCGACGTCGTCGAGGCTCTCGAGGGTCCCGTCACGCTCAACCGCTGCGTGCCCGGCGGCGAAGGGTGCCCCCTCTCCGAGCGTTGCCCGATCAACTGCATCTGGGTCGGCGTCAACCGCCAGGTGCGCGACAATCTCGCCAAGGCGCGCTTCGATGTCCTCGCGCACACGCCCCGCCATCAGCAGGCCCACCGGCTGCAGCACGCCGCGACGGTCGGGCGCCGCAAAGTCACGGCCTGA